Within the Candidatus Tectomicrobia bacterium genome, the region CCGGCCTCATGACGCTCGCCCTCCTGGCGGCGGCCCCCTGGGCCGGCGCCCAGGGGATGGATTCCGCGCGGGCGCTTCAATCCCTCAGCGACAAGCTCCACCAGCGCTACCCCCACCTGGAGGGCCACGTGGTGGCCGTCAGGGGAGGCGACCTCTATCTGAGCCTGGGCGAGAAGGATCGCCCGGTCAAGGGGGTGAAGCTCACGGTTTTGCGCAAGGGCGCCCCCTTCCGCCATCCGGTCACCGGCGCGGTCCTGGGGACGCTCGAGGAGGAGGTCGGCGAGGCCGAGGTGGTGGAGGTGCAGCCCAAGTTCTCGGTCGCGCGGATGGTGCGCCTCGCCCCGGGCCGGGACCTGGCGCCCCAGGTGAACGACATCGTGCGGCTCTCCTCGGCCAAGATCCGCCTCGCCGTCCTGCCCTTCATCAACCAGACCAAGGAATCCCTGGGGATGGACGTCCTGACGCGGGAACTGGCGCAGATGCTCCTGGCGCAGGGGCGGTTCGACGTGTACGACGTGGACCGGCTTCAGGTGTGGATGCTGGAGCAGGGGCTGGCGGTGGATGAGCTCCTGAAGGGGGACAATTCCATCAAGCTCCGCAACCAGGTGCGCTCCGATCTGGCGCTGGAGACGAGCGTCCGCGACGTTCGGGGCAAGAAGGTCATCACCAGCCGGCTCGTGTCGCTCACCAACCGGGAGGAGCTGTTCCAGGCGGTGGCCATCGCGGACGAGCTTCCGTTCGAGCAGCGGCCTCCCCGCGAGCAGGCCCTGCGCCGGGGGGAGGGGGGAGCGCCGGTCAGCGGGCTCGCCTCGAACCCGAGCTTCATCCTGAACCGCGAGGGCGTCCCCGGCGCGAAGGGCCGGGTGACCAACTTCCAGTTCGACGGCAAGTTCCGCGGCCTCGCGGTGGCGGACCTGGACGGCGACGGGAAGAACGAGGTGGTCATCATCACGGTGAACGAGGTGCGGGTCTACCAGTTCGCCCAGAACCGGATGCGCGAAGTGGCGCGCTTCAGCGACGGGCGCGCGAACGACTACCGCTGGGTGGACGCGGCCGACATGAACGGCAATGGGAAGGCGGAACTCTACATCGCCAACTACCGCTACGGCGGTCTTTTCTCCCTCGTATTGGAGCTGCAGGGCAAGGAATTCAAGACGCTGGCGGACAACGAGAGCGTTTTCTTCCGCCTGCTCCGCGTCCGGCGCCCCGAGCGCGGGGCCAAGATCCCCGACGCCGACGCCTTCCTCCTCCTGGGCCAGATCCAGGGGCTCGGCAAGCCCTTCGAGGGGCCCATCCAGCGCTACCGGTGGTCGGGCAGCCGGCTCGCCGCGGCCGCCCCGTACCTCCTGCCGTCGCGCTTGAACATCCTGGGCTTCGGCCTGTGGGACGTGGACAAGGACGGCACCCTCGATGTCATCGAGGTGGGGGAGGACGACAAGCTGCGCGTTTTCTCCCGGCGGGGCGAGCAGAGGTTCGTGAGCGCGGGCCGCTATGGGGGGCCCGTGCACACTTTCTTTTCCAAGGAA harbors:
- a CDS encoding VCBS repeat-containing protein; the protein is MMRKALRWTAGLMTLALLAAAPWAGAQGMDSARALQSLSDKLHQRYPHLEGHVVAVRGGDLYLSLGEKDRPVKGVKLTVLRKGAPFRHPVTGAVLGTLEEEVGEAEVVEVQPKFSVARMVRLAPGRDLAPQVNDIVRLSSAKIRLAVLPFINQTKESLGMDVLTRELAQMLLAQGRFDVYDVDRLQVWMLEQGLAVDELLKGDNSIKLRNQVRSDLALETSVRDVRGKKVITSRLVSLTNREELFQAVAIADELPFEQRPPREQALRRGEGGAPVSGLASNPSFILNREGVPGAKGRVTNFQFDGKFRGLAVADLDGDGKNEVVIITVNEVRVYQFAQNRMREVARFSDGRANDYRWVDAADMNGNGKAELYIANYRYGGLFSLVLELQGKEFKTLADNESVFFRLLRVRRPERGAKIPDADAFLLLGQIQGLGKPFEGPIQRYRWSGSRLAAAAPYLLPSRLNILGFGLWDVDKDGTLDVIEVGEDDKLRVFSRRGEQRFVSAGRYGGPVHTFFSKEVSSDEELGGRTPDLPIRSRVLVADVDGDGTDEVLVIANEYSATRLVPGLGVGSGQIASLVWDGSGLSDIWRSTKLSKGIADFAYADADNDGLEDLVVITTDTGVLPDDISTLYIFKTKG